The DNA sequence AAGCAGCTTTCCATGCTGCTTTGAATGCCTGTACATGAACACACATAAAGAATGTCTTACTGTAGCTTCACATGAATAATTCACTAGATCAATGCTCAATGTAACATAACAAAGGATAAGAGCTGATGAATCTGACAAGGAAGGTTATTTGACAACTACAGAGAATTATACCAATACTAGTCACTGATGGTTGTATGTTCCAAGCAAGAGTTGCAATTTAATGTGTCTAAAAGAATTAATAACTTGAATTGATTGCTTCTGCAAAACAGCTTACAAGCTCATGTTCTTAACAGAAGCTTTTTAAAACTTCAGAATTTGAATTTGGTAGCCCTTCAGAACGGAGTGCAGAATGCTACATTATGATCTAGTCGATGAATATGGAAGAAACTGGCAACAACTCAAGTGCTTCATACCTTTGAATCATCAGCAACTCCATCTCCAGTAGCTCCAAAGAACAGGATGTTGAATTTTTTTGAATGAGGCatgtaagaaccatgttgattAGCTGTAGATGGTGAAGAACTGTAAGAATGGCCAAGGCCAGGATCATGTCCACCATGTCTCAGAACTTCACTTGGCTTCAAATGGCTCCTCATTGGTGATACAGTAGATAGTATGCTAGAAATGGCCAACCAAAGGAGTACATGAGAAACAGGCAAGTGATTTCTGTCCCTCATGATGAAACTTCAGTGTTCAACTTAGTTGGTTCCACAGACTAACAGCCAATGCTGGAAGTTTCAAGTGTTTGTCTTCCCCAAGCAGGTAGTTAGCAGTTTATATAACAGTTGGATCATACAAATACTGCCTATTGATTAGCATACTGCCAATTATTTTTCCTCCTCCTATGGAATAGTTTATTCGATTTCCAAGATTTTAAACTCAAATCTGATAATGGTCAAAAGAAGCATTTAACTTTTCAATTTCAGCAGAATGCTTAGCATGTGTGACTGCAGAGTAAAGATGTAGGACAGTGAGATATGAGCATATAGGATCTATCAAGCAGCATTGTGTTGGACCAGAATGGTTACTTTCTAAAGCATTGGAAATGGCAAAGTGCAAAAAAGAGAGACATCCACTTTGATAGAACATGGACTCTGGAAAGTACTTATCCTAAGGGACACTTTACAACATGGCTGACAGGTTTATTACTTCCACAAAGATCACAACTAGAAGCATTAAGGAAGTTATCTGGGACCTTCAAGACACAGACAAGGAACAGAATCTGAGACTTCCTTTTACATTTGTCACCAGTTGTGTGTAGGTTCAGATCAAAAAAATTCAGTGAGGCCAAGTTGAAGAAACTGTGAACCCTGTTGCTTGATGCCTTCCAAATTCAACTTAGTGGACCAGAAAAAATGCACATCCAAGTTAGAGTGCCTTGAGGGAAAATTGCAAAGGATGCAGTTTAAGATTTTGTGATCTCTAGGAGAAGGGTGGAAGCCACTGCTGGTACTCAAGTTCCTGGGGTTCAAATCCAAAAGACTTTATGAATCCTGGTCAGACTGTCAGATGAGTAAATCTGCAGGGTATAACCTTAGCAATAGAACAAAAAGAAATAATTCTTTCTAGGTGGTGGGCTGCATGATGTGGATgggggaaaaaggaaaaaaactcaTCTTCTTCATACTGCAGAGATCTACTACTGATCCTGAGCCTTCTTTATTCCTTTGTTGCTTTAAGCTGTTGCAGAGCAGTAACTATTTTGGCAGCTTTTTGTTACCCCCAACCTACAGCACTTGCAAAGAGTGAGTGTGGGAGCTGAATGGGTTGGTCTATATATATATCAAGGCCTGCAATCCTTTTCTGTGGATTTTATAGCCTCCTTGATTTAGCTAAAGCATTTTCTTTAAGAAAATATGATGAGAGATAGAGAGACCTAAAAAGATAAATATGGATTCAGATGCTTTTAATTTAACTAGGGATATTAATGTTATTCAGAGTCTTAAATAACAATCAaataaaagatgatgaatacattCTTGACAATCAAGTGACATTCAAATAACAATCAAAGAAATGAAAAGAAACTCATCTCAAAGAATCTTTCATTCTCACCAACCATCTAATAAGGAATGTAATAGGCCTCATGATTAATAAACAAGATGTGCTCGATTTTGAGCAGAGTTTCCTGTGAGGATCAGTTCCAACTATACGCATCAAACTGGATGATCTCACTACACAAAGAATGTAAGCTATAAAATTAAAGGGACAAAGCTTGCACAAAAACCATAAGAAAATTATGGACTAGATTTCAGGTTTCCTGTCCTTTTCATTTGCTTTCAGCGAATGCTATGTATACAATCAAAACTATGCTGAGTAAGACTGCACTACCACATAACTGGTAACCTACAAAGAGCATACATTGCAGCTCTTTCTACAAAATCCAAGTGAATCCTTGGATCCTACCATATAGAGAGGATTCTTTGCACATTCTCCTGCTGCAGCCCACTGTGGGCAAAGAACATTCTCATCTTCACATGCGTCGCTTGACCTGTTTTTCTCTGGTTTGTCGAAAGACCTCACATGAATCCATTTTGTTGCAGACCACTTCTCGCCTTCTATAACAGGGCAGCTTCCATGCAAGCTTTTAGGATCTGTTGTTGCATCAAGGTGGAGACTAAAGAAGAGCAAGGCGTCACCTTTTTCAGGTTTTACTGCACAGACAACCAAACTAAGGGAAGACTGAAATGTTCATAAATGATAGATATTGCTTCTGTGTTCAGAAACAAATACATATGATGTGTAACCAGAATTCTTTTAAACAATTTAACAGTTAAAGTTTAGGAAGTTAACAGAACCAAACAAAAAAGGTTAAATATCCAGACCACTTTATGCTTAATCGTGAAACTAGGCACAGAAACCACTGGATACAATCCAAAGCAAGTCAAATCATGAAGCAGCATTTATCTTTAGATAGTCATGATTTCATGAAATACAAATGCAATGATTTGGGAAATTTTCTATCTATATTCTATTAGGAACTTGAATCAAGGTCTACATGAAGTGCAAAAATGATATGAATCAACAGTGGTGTAATGTGTGATACCTGCATAACCATTTTTTGCACAATCTGACCAGGTATCATTCTTCAACTGAGATAACTTACCCTGAAAATGATGATGAATGTAgacataagagagatcttctgcaATGTGGCTATTAGTGAAATTGTTACCTCTGAGTTGGGAAAGATGGTCTCCCCACCCTTCTGAACATTGGATAAGTACATCAATACAGTGGCAACTCGATGACCGCCGAGTTGTTGATTGGTTTGGTCATGAAAATAATCAAAATGTGGCTCATATTTTTCCCCAAGTTCATAGTGCAGTATTTGCATGGACTCGCCATTCTCTAGTAAAAGGATGAACATAGGGTCATCACACAAACGATAAGATAAAATATGAATCTTTACTACTAATTTAAGGAAGATCTGTAACCTTCTGGAAGGAAGGTCCAAGCAGCAATCCTCTTCTCAATTCTTGCAATGACTTCATCCTACAAGGAGACGATAAAGTGCATAAGATTTTGGTGTCTAGACAATATTTTGGATGCAACTACCATGGTCATAACAAAGGAATAAACCAGTTGGATGATCAATCCAATGCAAAAATGTTTTGCTGCaaggaacaataagaaaattctgtGCATTACAGTTATGCTATAGCTCATTACAAACATAAATATCTGATCTAACAATCTAAGATACCTTGCATACTTTAATCTGTCATACTCTTATGTCTAGGTAGAAAAGAAACAGAAATGTAAACATATACCATGGAATTCACTAATATTCTGAAAAACCCTCACAAGACCATGAGcagaataatattttatcatgcttCTAACATAATCTGAAAAACTTGGAAAGAGAACAACAATTTGTTGAAATATCTAAGCTTGATGATTCAATGCtgaatcatattaaacaatcataggtgtgaaataacttaaaataattACCCAAGACAAGAAACTTTTTCATAGTACAAGCAGAGATGCAGGCATGCCACTTAATGTGGTTCATGGAACAGTGAAGGTAGGATTAGTCAATTTGTGGTTTTTGGAACAGTTTCTGGGGTTAGAGGGATCTACTGGTAGCTACACCTTAAATTTCTGTCAAAGTCACATACTCTCTATCTTCCCTCCAGCTATCCATAGCACAACATTTTATGCTCTCTATCCGTCACCTGGATGACTATTCTTCACGACATGCTATCATTTATTTCTGACAGAAAAGGCTGCAATGGAGATTAAAATACATTATAGACATTATAGGAGGTCACtataaaaagaaaggaaaggtcAAATTGTAGAGGA is a window from the Musa acuminata AAA Group cultivar baxijiao chromosome BXJ2-1, Cavendish_Baxijiao_AAA, whole genome shotgun sequence genome containing:
- the LOC103987409 gene encoding probable prolyl 4-hydroxylase 6 isoform X1, with product MGIYCCSYDLLRPVLFPFFAALLLVGSSLGRADSDFFDPTRVTQLSWRPRAFLYKRFLSYDECDHLMTLAKDKLEKSMVADNESGKSVMSEVRTSSGMFLEKRQDEVIARIEKRIAAWTFLPEENGESMQILHYELGEKYEPHFDYFHDQTNQQLGGHRVATVLMYLSNVQKGGETIFPNSEGKLSQLKNDTWSDCAKNGYAVKPEKGDALLFFSLHLDATTDPKSLHGSCPVIEGEKWSATKWIHVRSFDKPEKNRSSDACEDENVLCPQWAAAGECAKNPLYMVGSKDSLGFCRKSCNVCSL
- the LOC103987409 gene encoding probable prolyl 4-hydroxylase 7 isoform X2, translated to MGIYCCSYDLLRPVLFPFFAALLLVGSSLGRADSDFFDPTRVTQLSWRPRAFLYKRFLSYDECDHLMTLAKDKLEKSMVADNESGKSVMSEVRTSSGMFLEKRQDEVIARIEKRIAAWTFLPEENGESMQILHYELGEKYEPHFDYFHDQTNQQLGGHRVATVLMYLSNVQKGGETIFPNSEGKLSQLKNDTWSDCAKNGYAVWLSVQ